In a single window of the Zea mays cultivar B73 chromosome 5, Zm-B73-REFERENCE-NAM-5.0, whole genome shotgun sequence genome:
- the LOC100381630 gene encoding pentatricopeptide repeat-containing protein At1g71210, mitochondrial isoform X1, which translates to MPRILLAQFSRRRLHAHLSRPLAILSNAFSASAASSRPRPPPLPPLSPLLPARPEDARLVAASSSAIAAAFHDWFHESRNSASAPTPPKALDAIYEALASDETAPLEALPLSETLVLAVLRHHPRGFHNDAALLLLRLKFFDWSGRHRRYHHTRAVYHTVFRLLRCARRNAVLLDWLHRFFDTSARGGHLRFHDTLIIGYAIAGDPQRGLNIFGRMRFHGLDPDPVSSRILLNSLVDASMHDLAESFAHNLAPSPVATSICIKSLCRRARLDDAVALLDTMPFADASRGPAAGCILTEFCRRGRFAEASELVSKFPSSDVYGAWINGLFGAGELDATMKFLSDKKESEGYILDGRRCDSLIYRLLVRNRLGEVYDLLVQMMEEGIAPGIRTMNAALCFFCKAGLVEVAMDLYRSRVELGINPNKDVYHNLIKALCHGGETEEACLVFEETMEGGYFPGRRTFTMLSNVLCQEGKLDRVRELLNRAVKQEAWAVDSVLAKYLAALCKSGNMEAACELPHVASSKSHVGLYRYESTYKNLIRALVLTKRVDALPRLILQMQEMGHIPSRSLYVSVVCSLCEMNRYAEVLDLLDNQLMRNEIHPVVCYNHFISGAGHAKRADMAKAIYDRMEASGIEPSITSNVLLLISYVRSKNLGGALNFFNLVRRKKTPCARLYNVFISGLCEVRKPEQAMMFFREARDNGIIPSMYCYENLLLLLCSVSDYTNAVKVVDDFRETGRPVSAFLTNVLLLHTLMGHKLLQAFLRSRDKSKPLELKGEDIQGRKAGRLLIGDLVASFASGIRNMSDLEHLGEEMEKYFPVDIYTYNMLLRGFSMAGRMDSACRLYERICRQGYQPNRWTFDTIVHGFCKNGDIIEAQRWMDALYRSGFYPTWYTMRVYNNLLLRAQDKKIISLYE; encoded by the coding sequence ATGCCCCGCATCCTCCTCGCCCAGTTCTCCCGCCGCCGGCTCCACGCTCACCTCTCGCGTCCCCTCGCCATTCTCTCGAACGCCTTCTCGGCGTCCGCCGCCTCGTCTcggccgcgcccgccgccgctCCCGCCACTCTCTCCGCTGCTCCCAGCGCGCCCCGAGGACGCGCGCCTCGTAGCCGCGTCCTCGtccgccatcgccgccgcctTCCACGACTGGTTCCACGAGTCCCGCAACTCCGCTTCTGCGCCGACACCGCCCAAGGCGCTCGACGCGATCTACGAGGCGCTCGCGTCCGATGAGACGGCCCCGCTAGAGGCGCTCCCGCTCTCGGAGACGCTCGTCCTCGCCGTGCTCCGCCACCATCCGAGGGGGTTCCACAACGACGCCGCCCTGCTGCTGCTCCGCCTCAAGTTCTTCGACTGGTCGGGCCGTCACCGGCGCTACCACCACACGCGGGCCGTCTACCACACCGTCTTCCGCCTCCTTAGATGCGCGCGCCGCAATGCCGTCCTTCTCGATTGGCTCCACCGCTTCTTCGACACCTCCGCGAGAGGCGGCCACCTGCGTTTCCACGACACGCTCATCATCGGCTATGCCATCGCGGGCGACCCGCAGCGCGGGCTCAACATCTTCGGCCGCATGCGCTTCCACGGCCTCGACCCCGACCCCGTCTCTTCACGTATCCTCCTCAACTCCCTGGTCGATGCGTCGATGCACGATCTTGCCGAGTCCTTCGCCCACAACCTTGCCCCCAGCCCCGTCGCTACAAGCATATGCATCAAGAGCCTCTGTCGTCGCGCCCGCCTCGACGATGCCGTTGCTCTCCTCGACACCATGCCGTTTGCTGATGCATCCCGTGGCCCGGCGGCTGGCTGCATCCTCACCGAGTTCTGCCGCCGTGGACGTTTTGCGGAGGCAAGCGAGCTCGTTAGTAAGTTTCCATCCAGTGATGTGTATGGTGCGTGGATCAATGGACTCTTTGGTGCTGGCGAGCTTGATGCTACGATGAAGTTCCTCTCTGATAAGAAGGAAAGTGAAGGCTACATCCTTGATGGGCGGCGGTGTGACAGCCTTATTTATCGCTTGCTTGTCAGGAACAGACTTGGCGAAGTGTATGACTTGCTTGTTCAAATGATGGAGGAGGGCATTGCTCCTGGCATACGCACCATGAATGCTGCGCTTTGCTTCTTTTGCAAGGCTGGTCTTGTTGAAGTAGCCATGGATTTGTATAGGTCGAGAGTGGAGCTCGGGATCAACCCAAACAAAGATGTCTACCATAATCTGATCAAGGCACTGTGCCATGGTGGGGAGACAGAGGAAGCATGCCTGGTATTTGAGGAAACTATGGAAGGAGGGTACTTCCCGGGGCGTCGGACATTTACCATGCTTTCAAACGTGCTGTGTCAGGAGGGGAAGCTGGACAGGGTGCGGGAGCTGCTAAATAGGGCAGTCAAGCAGGAAGCCTGGGCAGTTGACTCTGTTTTGGCCAAGTACCTCGCGGCACTATGCAAGAGTGGGAACATGGAGGCGGCATGCGAACTGCCTCATGTAGCAAGCAGCAAGAGCCATGTGGGCTTATATCGCTATGAGTCAACATACAAGAACCTGATTCGAGCATTGGTATTGACTAAGAGGGTGGACGCGCTGCCAAGGCTTATACTGCAAATGCAAGAAATGGGGCACATCCCAAGCCGGAGCCTCTATGTGTCAGTTGTCTGTTCTTTGTGTGAAATGAATAGGTATGCCGAGGTTCTTGATCTGTTAGACAACCAGTTAATGCGGAATGAGATCCATCCCGTTGTGTGCTACAACCACTTCATTTCTGGTGCTGGTCATGCTAAGAGGGCAGACATGGCCAAGGCGATATATGACCGAATGGAGGCTTCAGGGATTGAACCATCAATAACAAGCAACGTGCTTCTTCTCATTAGTTATGTAAGGAGCAAAAATCTCGGGGGTGCACTTAATTTTTTTAACCTCGTTCGTCGGAAGAAAACACCTTGTGCCAGGTTATATAATGTATTTATATCTGGCCTATGTGAAGTTAGGAAGCCTGAGCAGGCAATGATGTTCTTTAGGGAAGCAAGGGATAATGGTATAATCCCAAGCATGTACTGCTACGAGAATCTTCTTCTCTTGCTGTGCTCTGTTAGCGATTATACCAATGCTGTAAAGGTTGTTGATGATTTCAGAGAAACGGGTCGCCCTGTTTCAGCTTTCTTGACTAATGTTCTTCTGTTGCACACATTGATGGGCCACAAGCTTCTGCAGGCTTTTTTACGTTCAAGAGATAAATCAAAGCCTCTAGAACTGAAAGGTGAAGATATCCAAGGTCGGAAGGCAGGAAGGCTCTTGATTGGTGATCTAGTTGCCTCGTTTGCAAGTGGTATCAGAAACATGAGTGACTTAGAGCATTTGGGAGAGGAGATGGAAAAGTATTTTCCTGTTGATATTTACACTTATAACATGCTGTTACGAGGGTTCTCTATGGCAGGAAGGATGGACTCTGCCTGTAGGTTGTATGAAAGGATATGCAGGCAAGGGTATCAACCAAATCGATGGACTTTTGATACAATTGTGCATGGGTTCtgcaagaatggtgacataattgaaGCTCAGAGGTGGATGGATGCATTGTATCGAAGTGGTTTCTATCCCACTTGGTACACTATGAGGGTATACAACAATTTGTTGTTGCGAGCACAAGACAAGAAGATCATTTCTTTGTATGAGTAA